Within the Vanessa cardui chromosome 6, ilVanCard2.1, whole genome shotgun sequence genome, the region cgtcaaaaaaatattaaatttctaacataagttatcggatgtcatctgtcatttgactttgacaaccatttctaaggctatgtttttgcataatttaaaaataccgctaaatttgacatttaaaataaaaatgcactttttatgcattatgcattcctgacctaattgtgatttattatctttatattatctttgagaaAGATCAAAGATcatctttgacatttgtctaagacctcactttccttccgccttttaagtcgaaatgtgacgctaaattattttcaaagtttttgtaacttttatttggtttaaactattgaatattgttgaaaattgaagttttaaggcacgatatgtcttaatttaaacgatTGAAAGTAAATCCATAtcggattacaaaaataaatttggatatttgtcgcctcgtggtaagtcgaaaaactttcttcgaaatttgaatttatttcaattgttcggtttcgtaacaacgattgtggttctttacagggaatctttagaatatttcccatgatgcattttgttatttttggaaaataaccgggattgaccgggtaagttggttgaattattaaagtgaaactatagatttcgaaattcgaaattcgtgttaggttctaattagaattgtttctcttttgcagttattttcaatggttattttcaacagtttattttcaattggtatttttctaccattattttctacaactgtaTTATCGAGGATTATTCCTTGAATTATCTTCTTTGGCTGTATCTTTGAGTGGATTATTTTCAACGCTTTTCGAAGAACTGATGAACtttatttctttggatattttgaatATACTTCTGGATTccggtatgtaatttttacatatttatttttaccgcaactttggaacttcgtgggatttagtatacatttttataactttatgaaaatttggcattcaaacacttttttttaaaggatagTTATATATTGTTGTAACGTTATTAAAACTTCATTTTTGACttgtttgtaacttttattacataactttgtctaactttaaaatatatttttttgctaactttaaaacatttacaataagtaaatatttaattaagattagtgAATTAaaatggatgtaaacatccaggcgcccgattttgttaTCGTTGTTactttaagactttttaattgttaaaattatttttatatattattcttttggaataaattaatttatatcatagatttgccttttctgtaaatctacttgtaatgttgaagggttatttaactgacttccggagcactttctgtcgaggatttgtttaatttaaaaaaaaatcttgtccagctctaccgaatttttagtttgcctcgaagaaaattaatatttttttaaatttaaatttatttttagccaattatatattacaattggccccccttcaattttatattacaatatctaTAACCTTTCTTAAGTTTTCCGATAACgttaataaattatctaaaataaagcTACTTCATGTATATCCATTGATGACAGAAAAATTTATCGAATACTTCTTGActataatgttttgtaattagAAGAAATGGAAGACTCACCCGTGAGCGGGTTCTTGACCGTCTCCTTGTCAAAATTGAACGTTCCATCGGCGTTCTGCCGTAACAGCTTCCCACTGCCGTGTCCGAGAAGTTCATGGAGACCCACTTGTACCTgagatatgtaaatataattcaaaaattacttcaaccaaaattaataaattttttttaaagtaaccaTCTACCGTTTTTTGATAAcctcttaaaaaatattcagataAACTATATATCAATAAGTATGTATAACTTAAATTTCCAAATCTGTTGGATTCGTATTGTCTAATTTATAGATATTGACTTAAACACCGATATGGCTGGATATACCGTCTGCTATAACACCACACCACATATATCAGTTAGATAAGTCCTAACAAGCCTACGAATCTTTGACACCGtaacgtaattttaaaattatgcaaaaatcTTAGTATAGTTTTACAATTTCGGTTATTTTTTCAatgattacttttaaatatcagttaaaaatattcaatcacATTTTATTTCTGCAAATTTTGTCACAATGtcagaatattatttatcttatttctttaagattaaataatcaattgtcAATAATTGAATTGTTGCAAACAATTGATCTGTTCcactattttaacattttagattatttaagaTAAGCGACACTGTAGGAAATTAAAGAcataatttatgtacatatctGTAGCTATTGTTTTCAGCATTGCAAAGTAATTGGTTAACTCGGAAACATTATTTGaaacaatttatcaatataataaaattaggtctggttgtaatattataaaaaccgctttgtactaaatgcatatttatacaCGTGTACCGTGTATTATaagcgaaatattttttttaattattgtctaTGGCTGTTTGTTCCGGCGAATCTCTGGTttgactggaccgattttgacagaaCTTTCACAGGCAATTAGCGGatgtaatagggagtaacttcggttaattttattttagaattagtgttaaattcaaacggtagttaaatataaacaatgagCTATTTTGACTTTGAATTGACATAACagtatttgaaagtaaaataaattactgtgCATAGGTAATACCTCAAAAGCTGCCACTCGGTACTTCTCGAGGAGTTTCTTGTCATCGTCCGAGAGGAAGGGGATGACGGACTCCTTGTAGGCGGCCGGGATCACGTTGCCGAGGGACACGTTCTTAAATCCCTCGTTTTGGCGGATTTCATCATCTTCAAAGCGAaatgttcaattattttatattttatcacatttccttgtgaaattaacaaaatctttaattttaaatgttgaaaaagactactgtgtttcttgccggttcttctcggtagaatctactttccgaaccggtggtagtgcttgtaaaagcccacttgaataaagtatattttgattttcagttTCCTAAGTTAACCtgatttttatgtgaatattatttgaataataagatattaaaaaaatattttcgtcagATTTGTATGAATAAATCCACCATATGTCATAATAAccatacataacatattatatagtaaacTTTGTTACGTAAAACCAAAACGAGCAACGAAGGCTTTTAAGGTCTTGTCAAAGAAAATGGAGGGGGTAGTTACAGTTTGGAATGTGCAATGAAGGCTTGTAAGGTCTTGTCAAAGAAAATGGAGGGGTAGTCACAGTTTGGAATGTTGATGCCGGCGGGGATGCCGCTGCCGGAGAAGGTGAGCACGTCGAGCGAGGTGAAGTCTGGGCGCAGGAACGAGTCCTTCTCGAGCTGGCGCCCCCAGGGCAGCAGCCTGATGAAGCTCTCCGCGCCCGCCACCAGCTGGCCGAACTTCTGCGACATCTCCTTGTTGACCATCGCCACGAAGCCCTCGAACTCGCCGCGCTGCCCGCTCGGGTCGCGGTACGTCTCTATGAAGCCCTGGTAcctgattataaaatataaatatgagacaacatcacatacattactctgatcccaatgtaagtagctgaagcacttgtgttatggaaatcagaagtaacgacggtaccacaaacacccagatccaagacaacatagaaaactaatggtaatctacatcgactcggccgggaatcgaacccgggacctcagagtggcgtacccatgaaaaccggtgtacataccactcgaccatggaggtcgtcaaaattgcAACAGGATTACTATTATACACAGGTTATACAGGTTATAAATGATTATAGTACtctataatcatttatttcgcAGCTAGTTGTTGCCCTcgacttcgctcgcgttttatatCTTTGtgtgttaagcaaaaagtaacctattagtccaggaattttagcaccaaaaatcggtccgctctgCATATAtgtttccgagatatatgcaaaaaaacattttccaagatggcggctaacgctcgcgaTTTCGGGCGACAAAAACacggttttatacttggggggcaccctccgacataatccaatcgaaaaatcacgtggaaggattttatgcagagcggatatctaaaaatcttggactatatgtcctttcttagagttcaagtttgcttcataccaaattacaccAAATGCGGTTTAGTGGtgtggttgtgaaagagcgacagacagagatatttttacatttataatattatataatagtatagtttTACGTACGTTTCAATGATTGGTCCCTTGTCCTTAATCCAGTAGCGGCTGCCCTCTTTGTGTTCATTCAGATCTCCCTCTTGGaagctgttaatgtaatgtttcAGCATATTCCTTTCGTTGTCATTAGAAGCGTATTCTATCGCCTTCTTCAAGTTCTCGTTTACGAGGCTGAGCAAGGGAGAGTAGTCGCCACGTGTTACTTGGAAGTATGCATTTTTGTACTTTTCTTTTTCCATTGTAAGTGGAGGCTTAGCACTCTTCTCGACACTGGCCAAATGAATCGTGTATATTGGTACTGCAAATTGACATACAAAACATATAGTgtatagggctttgtgcaagcccgtctgggtaggtaccacccactcatcagttattctaccgctaaacaaaagtactcagtattgttgtgttccggtttgaagggtgagtgagccagtgtaactacaacaacaagggacataatatctcagttcccaaggttggtggggcattgacgatttaaggaatagttaatatttcttacggcgtcattgtctatgggtaatggtgaccatttaccatcaggtggcccatatgctcgtccgtcaacctataccataaaaaaaaaaaaatagaaatgtgtgatcatttaataactttatttatttaataattttactcacATCCATCATCAGCAAAAGTTTTGAACGTCCGACAGATATAAGCCTCGATGCGCTTTGTCTTCATCCAATCATTAACAAGATTAGAATCTTCTTCCGTGCAGTTACTTGAGAAATATGTAGTTACaccctaatataaaataaaaaaaatattgttatcatgtaaaagttatttttccaACTGTATAGTTTACCTCGGCTACAccttaatataatactttaaacatttttactcACTTTATCTGACAGGCCGAGACTTGTTAATCTTGGTGCAATACTGAATATAGCATCTTTCGTGTTTTCCCATAATTTAGTGATATGTATGTTATCATTCGCATATGCTTTTGATGCTCTTACTATTGACTCGAATGTCTCTTTTGATAGATTTGGAATGAACTTAGTATCACCAAATCCTTTATAATTTCCACTGTTCGCAAAAAGTCCACCGGCATACACTAGGAATGCCtaaagaacaaataaaatgttagattacaaatttatcacacatacttacaataattatagtttatatgaaaaaatatgtgtttgaaattaaaataaatttgatattttaatgaaatacatatagtaaatttataatgaaaaaattaaaaaaatacaactatcTATTATCTATTTTGTACATAGTTGTATTTCAATTTATGCTATTctctatgataaaaaattgtatttggcACATGTAACCACAATAACAACAGTATCTAGTAGGAAGTGGTATTGCTatcatattttactaaaatttatgaataaggctctcaataattttataggttttttttagCAACAATAACATTAGCTAAGCTGAACATAGAAATTTATGGTTGACCATTTCCTCTAACTTCAAAGTGTATGAATCCAATATAATGagaatttaatcattttaataaattttacaaaacatttaaataattgcggATAGCTGTACCTGAAAATCATCTTCTGATACTCCTGCACCAATTGCAGATTTCTTCAAATCATCTAAAGGCTCGGCCAGAAAGATTCTATGTAGCAATGAAAAAATTTTAGGTGACTCAGGACTTGTTTGCAAAAGTACAATTAGTCCACCATTCCAAGCAGcctaaaaaataatcaatacaaaaatatatattcatataaatatactactacactattattactattactgTAAGTCAGAATTTTTGTATTcatgcaaattaattttaaggctTTCCAAAATATGTCAGGCATTCCTCGTAATTATTTTCCTTCATAATTAATGTAAGTGAAGCACACTGTAAAAGACAAggcttttgttaattttaaagggtTGCACTTTCTTGTTACACATTACTGACAATTTTGCAGACTTTTTCAGGTGTTTCATTAGGTATTGAGAAAAATGATTACCAGAATTTGtgaatttcatttcaatactCATGAGGAAttgaaaattatctttaaaaagcaattacatggaactttaaaatattttaaaaacaaaataaaacttaaaatttaaacatggCACCATAAAAAATTAAGGCCGAAACAGCTTAACAAGAACTTagcataataaatttatttaaatatatttgtttttttttgtatttatgtaacaaattaatttaacacaatAGCATAACAGTTTTTCAGTTAAACagtcttttttcattttttatatttggcaATGATACAACTCTTTctaattaaagaaaacattatgtaaaaatataaagaactcaagaaatatatatttatactctaAAATTTGTTTTAGAGTTCATTCaacttttcattatttttgcaAAGAAATACATTCTGGGAAAATATCATAgttttcaattttctttatgCATAACATCCATGTTAATGattgtaaaaaatcttaacCTGAGAATAACCTCAAAGattttttgaaacaattttattataactctATTAGACTCTAGTTTTAACAGAATGCATGtcacaatttatttgtaattaattactatttgtgttttttttttcatggaaaataatattacactatATAGCATACACTATGTAAGCAATATACTATAGATAAGACAAAGGTATGTAAGTAAATTGTTATTTCTTATTAGAGCAATGTGTattggaattaatttaaatttattgacaaGAAATCCTTATAAAGCTATTTCACTTACCTTACTTAAATAATGAGCATAGAGTTTTTCCTGATTGGTCAAATTTTCAAATGCTTGCGAACTATCTAGTTCAACAAATCTTTGATTATTGGGAAGTAGATATATTGATTTGTCTTCCATAGCTAAAAAACGTATTGGAAATTGTAAATATTCCTGTTATTTAAAGCAAGtaacataagaaaataaattttgatgcaTTTGTATTATGAAATGTTTCCGAAATTGCCCTGTAGCGATACTGACCATTAATTGATTTTGCCGGTTGGACACTGTTAAATTTAGAGACTCCCGTtgaaagttttttgtatttactaataaatgaaTCAGCATATTTAATAAGCCGGCTTTTTGACAGATTAATAGTCAGGTTAAGCaacattgattataataataggtaCCTGACCGTagctgtaattatattttacaaatatttaaaagtgccgtacttactaaaatattgtatctactttaaacacaaaataatccCTTCACAAACTTCAATTTGTAAAGTTCCACAAATTGACAATTAGAAGCAGGGTTCAGAAAGCTACAGCACGACAAATGACACTTTCATTCAATGTCGTCTTGACATTTATGACCAAAAATTGTCTATGACAATCTATTATCGATTGAAAATGTTGACGAaagaatttcataaaaaaggaAGGCAGCAGCAGGGCTTTAAAGAATGTTTGTAATGTTActatattgttactattatatatCTAACCGTTAATAAAcgtttataaaaagaaaaaaagtaatgatGGTTATCGTTTATcacctttaataataaaatacatatcattaatgtaaaacatttttatatttttatgtagcgCACTTGCTTTGAACTATTTGGGAACTCGGAACACGAAAAGTAGGTAAAGTTACGATTTTTACAGAtgtagtaattttaattattcttggtCTGCCTGagtatgtttttctttatattaaataaattcaagttggaaaaagaaatgtttatattaaatacatttaaagtgCCTTAAGAGttctaattaaatttcatagaatcaACCTCAAGTGCTAAGAAATCAACGTCGGATGAAATTGCAATAATACACAAAACTATATATGTGTATACGATAGCGTCAATGATTTTACACGATTTTCGAGGATTTAGTCAccgatttttttattggatttgGATACAGTTTTTTGCTAATTAAATGCTAATAAAGCTACTTTGATTTTATGGTTTTGAGAAATATCATAATATGAAATTTCTTTGAGGGTTTTTATCGTAGAACTCagatacgtatagtacgacacaacttagatgtcgcatcggcaaaattcgtgaaaccgatcacatccgaattgagtacgctataacaaattatcaatatttatttctcatgcgaaaatatgctgtcgaaacgcttggcccttggagtagtggtgtaaaaagcttcatcaaaagtataacacctcgcctcattgcctccactggagacaggagggctggttcgttttttggccagaggatcgaaattgcgattcaacggggaaatgctgctagcattcttgccaccattccacgcggtcaagatttatacagtaactagttttagttcatatctgtatatatatatatttaagcatttaatgttattaattcttatgttaataaatttgtattgaaatgattttatatgcgaatatgatctttgcacaaacgtaataacttgtaatatcatatgacctaatatattcgtcaatttgacacgtggatttacatgcacttgctttctctgacgcatgaatctatagcgacgaatagcgtcgaatggcgcgatagggagctatttctagtggttgtgtaaatcggtagtaatcggttttaatttcattccattgcattttccgatgctacatctaatttgtgtcctactatagttattttattattttaagaagtaTCATAATGTGCAATAGCCTTTAGGGCTTTTTATCATGGAATGCGGATCCGGAGAGAAGTTGACCGTCAAATGACACAGCTGTAAAGTGACAATTGACGTTAGTGTTTGATTGGTTTCTGcactgatatattttttgcatCTGTGGAACGAAGTAAACACTCAACATGGATGGTTTCTCACTGCTTTCGTTCGAATTTTagcttaaaatagtttaaaatgcTTTAGTAATACATAAGAAgatctaaaataaattgtaaaaatgtcgTCAGAAAGGTAAATTGTTAAACGTgcagtttattaaattactattaatattgaatCGTTTCCGAAATTCTGTCGAAAGTTGCAAAATCAATAAAGTACGCGGAAATCGCTAATGTCACGCCCAGAATTAGTTTGTTAGTGTGCGGTAGTTTACtgtgataaattaaaacatagtgATGTTTTATTCTAGGGTTGAATGGGTGGAGATTATAGAACCGAAGACAAAGGAACATATGTATGCTAACCTCACCACTGGCGAATGTGTTTGGGATCCTCCTGAGGTAAACTATGCATTTCCTGAAAAATACAATGACTCCTTTCACCATCGTATAAATTGCTATGTATTTGGACATGCTACAGACGGGTTTCCTGTTGCAAATATAATTTGACTGACTTGATTTTTATTGAGTCAGAAAATTTCTTTCTTATTGGTTTTTTCTTCAAAAGTAATTTCTACAACTACATGAGTACAATGATATTTTTGCTTGATTTACGTTTGTAATATTGTAAGATCAAACATAAGTttctaattaaaacataattaattagtgAAACAAAAAGTAGTTTTCTCATACATATTATCAAAAACTGTTGTGTTggcttaaaacatttaaattaacaaatgtttaaattttgtagtaataattgaaacccttttttttatttgatcttaGTTTCTGAATCTTTCTCAatattatcagatattctacaaatgttattatattctgTAGAATTTTTTGCTGCTTCTTTAATCCTACCAAGGCAATAAGTTTATGAGCCCTTTAtgtgttacaatattatttagagTTCTTTTTATAATGACACCATAAtgtcttaatttgttttaaataaaaccatagatattttttattcataagtatataactaaaataatatttcaatatattctgATCTTGCTTTGTTTGCAGCTCCAAAAGTACTTGTATAAGTCAAATTGTTTTGATTGAGTGTGctttaactaatatttattcacATACAAAggaaaaatgttctttttttttacaggGAGTCAAAGTAAAACGAACGGACTCTTCACAATGGTGGGAATTGTTCGACATCAATACACATAGGttctattattataatgcaTCTACACAGGTACGTACTGATACTATAATGTAGTATtctttacattatatgtatgtataattttattaatgtttgagctgagatgacccagtggttaaaacaagtgtatcttaaccaatgatttcgggctcaaacccaggcaagcaccactatatatatgtgcttaatttgtgtttataattcatcttgttttCGCCTGTGAAggaaaaaaattgtgaaaaaacctgcatgtgtctaatttcatagaaattatgccacatgtgcattccaccaacccacattcgaacagcgtggtggaatatgttccaaacccttacctaatgggagaggagaccttagcccagcagtgggaattttacgggctgttacttttactttactttttcattattttaaaaaaaggtaccTACTAAAATCACAGactttattaatcaaattaaaagttgatgattaattgtatttaatctttatttcagAGTACTGTGTGGCATAGACCTACAGATTGTGATATTATACCTCTAGCAAAGCTTCAAACTTTGAAACAAAATACTGATCCTCAGAAAAGACGAGAGACATCGACTCAAACAAACCAAGCTGCACCACAGgtacacattttataatataattgtttaggACATCATTTAATATAGTGTAACCAAATCTGAAGGTTTGGATCAATTGCAATGAAAGTAATTAGctgagtaatttttttaatgtgttctAAGAGCAAGACTTTGTTCACTAAATACTTTTCATAGATGTTTGTTGTGATTTTGGtatgaaagtaaagtaaatgaaTTCATGTTCTATTGCTTATCATTACGATTCAACACAGCAgggctgctagcattcttactgATATTCTATGCATTGGTGTTTTGTACAGTAGTTATTTGCcgtatcaatttataatttattattctagacatttttatttatatttgttttatttgttagtcCTTCCAGATAATTTTGTATCATCACATTTAAGAAGAAtagttattagttatttatagcGATGAATACAAGTTAAAGTTTCACATCTTATCAATAATTTATGACTGTACACAACAATAACTCTTCTAAttcgaaattaataaacatatcttTAATATGTAATTGTGCATCATATGACTGTATTACATTATGTTAAAGTGTATATTAGTAATTCCACGCAATCAAAAACGCGGCTGCTCGCTTGTGATAGTTACTCAGTCTTAATTATACGATATTCTAACACGATTTCTCTAACGCAACGAGTATCCCCTGCGGTATACGGGAGTTCATTGTGCTTATCGAGGGCGGAAGTTAACTCGACCTCTGCCATTGTCTCGGTTTTTATCAAAGCGACTAAAAAGTTGTGCTGTTAATATCTTTATTAGTCGTTCGATagatttaatcaattattaaaaaaaaaattaaataattttatgatataatcttTCTCTGACGATAATTAATCCGAAGTGGAGTTCAGGTTTTGAAGGTCCTAGAGATGAGACAATAAGATGAAATTAGGTTACGATTAATTTTGTAtcgattattttgttaatactttaGGGACTAAAGTAAAAAATCTGTATGG harbors:
- the LOC124530249 gene encoding dipeptidyl peptidase 3, which translates into the protein MLLNLTINLSKSRLIKYADSFISKYKKLSTGVSKFNSVQPAKSINAMEDKSIYLLPNNQRFVELDSSQAFENLTNQEKLYAHYLSKAAWNGGLIVLLQTSPESPKIFSLLHRIFLAEPLDDLKKSAIGAGVSEDDFQAFLVYAGGLFANSGNYKGFGDTKFIPNLSKETFESIVRASKAYANDNIHITKLWENTKDAIFSIAPRLTSLGLSDKGVTTYFSSNCTEEDSNLVNDWMKTKRIEAYICRTFKTFADDGLPIYTIHLASVEKSAKPPLTMEKEKYKNAYFQVTRGDYSPLLSLVNENLKKAIEYASNDNERNMLKHYINSFQEGDLNEHKEGSRYWIKDKGPIIETYQGFIETYRDPSGQRGEFEGFVAMVNKEMSQKFGQLVAGAESFIRLLPWGRQLEKDSFLRPDFTSLDVLTFSGSGIPAGINIPNYDEIRQNEGFKNVSLGNVIPAAYKESVIPFLSDDDKKLLEKYRVAAFEVQVGLHELLGHGSGKLLRQNADGTFNFDKETVKNPLTGKEIESWYTEGETYDSKFTTLGSAFEECRAEAVGLYLSLEPQILKIFGYEGEEAQNVMYVNWLSLLWNGAAKATEMYQPANKIWLQAHARARFVLMRLLELEGNGLLTVTEVEPGKNLLLTLDKSRLATDGKRIIGEFLVKLQTIKATGDVAAGEKLFDTYSRLEQPWSSWRDIVMMHKQPRNIFVQPNTVHEGDSVQLKRYPASAEGMVASWVERFPGAAVHDELERLADLERAHFADLQRLL